CGGTGGTCAGCGGCCCCATGCCGTCGGTCACGCTGTAGCCCTTGCCGCGCCGGTCGTCGAAGTAGGCTGCGTCGGCCTGGGCCTGCGTGCGGCCGGTGGTGGCGCTGACGACATATTGAACGTTTGCGCTGAGCACCGGCAGATTGAGCTGGGTGCCGCCGGCCGTGCCGTCGTTGGGCAGGCCCGTCCAGGTCGAGGCGACCACCGCGGGGAACGATCCGTTCGCGGGCGCCGACACGCCGGCATCGACGATCTCCGTCAGCGGCTGCCACAGGTCCAGGAAACGCGTGAACAGGCGCACGCCGGCGTTGGTGCCCAGCGTCGCATAGCGCGCATCGCCGCGCTGGTTGGTGGCGATGTTGTCGACGAAAGCCGGTACCGACGTCGCCACCGGGGCCGAATCGACAAAGCCCGGATCGGCGGGCGGCGCGGGAATGGCCTGGACGGTGGCGACGGTGCTGTCGCCGGTGGTGTTGTCATCGCCGCCGCCGCAAGCGGTCAGGGCAAGGGCGCCGCAGACCGCGACGAGGCCGGATTGGAAACGCGTGGTGGTGAAGGACATGGAGCAGCCGGACCGACGGGTCCCGTGTGAAGGGCAAAGCACGGGAGTATCGATAGCGTTAGTGACGTGCGCGTGACATCCTGGTGACGACCCATGTCACACATCGGCCCGCGCCCCCGACCCGGGTGGTGTCCCGTCACGCGTCGATTTGTATCACAGCATGATATAGTCCGCTTCCCAGTCCGGCGCCTCCCGGCAAAGAAAGCCCTTGTCACGTAGCAAGGTGAGCCTGCCACAGGCAATCACCGATCCCCCGCCCCCGGACCCATCGTGTACCGCCGCCTTGCCCTTCTGCGCTGGCTTGCCAGCTTCGCGCCTGCTCCCGTGACCGTCCGCTGGACCGAGCGCCTGCGCTCGGCGGCCGGCGCGCTGGTCGGCATCCTGTTCACCGGCGCGGCGATGCACTACATGCCCGGCGGCCCGGCGCCCATTCCCCTGCTGGTGGCACCGATGGGCGCTTCGGCGGTGCTGCTGTTCGCCGTGCCGGCCAGTCCGCTGGCGCAGCCGTGGTCCATCATCGGCGGCAACCTGGTGGCCTCCGTGGTGGGCGTGACCTGCGCGCGGATGATCGGGGATCCGGTGCTGGCGTCCGCGCTGGCGGTGTCGCTGGCCATCGGCGGCATGTTCGCGCTGCGCTGCGTGCATCCGCCCTCGGGCGCGGTGGCGCTGACGGCGGTCCTCGGTGGGCCGGCGGTCCATGCGCTGGGCTACCGCTTCGTGCTGGAGCCGGTGGCCGCGCAGTCGGCGCTGCTGCTGGTAGCCGCGATCGCGTACCACGCCGCGACCGGGCACCGGTATCCGCATGCCCATCGCCGGGCGGGCACCGAGCATGCGCCGCCGCCCGGCGGGCTGACCCGCGCGGATGTGCTCGCCGCGCTGCGGCGCCAGGGCGAGTGGCTCGACATCGCCCCCGAAGACCTGACCGCGCTGCTGCAGGAGATACAGCAGCAGGCGTATGCCCGCACCTTCCACGCGCTCACCTGCGCAGACATCATGACGCCCTCGGTGGTGACGGTGTCGGCGGCCACCTCGGTGCAGCACGCACTGCGCCTGCTGCAGCGGCATGGCGTGAAGTCACTGCCCGTGCTCGACGACGGTCGCCGGCTGATCGGCATCGTCACGCGCGCGGACCTGACCGGCACGGCCGCGCGCGCGCCGCGCCAACGGCTGCGCGACTGGTTCGCCATCGGCGCGATGACCCCGCCGCGCGTGAGCGGCGTGATGACGCCGCGCGTGCTCACCATCCGCGCCGATGCGCCGATGGCCGACCTGGTGCCGCTGTTCGCCAGCGCCGGACACCACCATATCCCGGTGGTGGATGCGCACGGAGGGCTGGCCGGCATCCTCACACAGGCCGACATCATCCACGCGCTGTACCGTCAGGCTTCGGTCCAGCGGCCGGCGGCCTGA
The sequence above is drawn from the Ralstonia solanacearum K60 genome and encodes:
- a CDS encoding HPP family protein codes for the protein MYRRLALLRWLASFAPAPVTVRWTERLRSAAGALVGILFTGAAMHYMPGGPAPIPLLVAPMGASAVLLFAVPASPLAQPWSIIGGNLVASVVGVTCARMIGDPVLASALAVSLAIGGMFALRCVHPPSGAVALTAVLGGPAVHALGYRFVLEPVAAQSALLLVAAIAYHAATGHRYPHAHRRAGTEHAPPPGGLTRADVLAALRRQGEWLDIAPEDLTALLQEIQQQAYARTFHALTCADIMTPSVVTVSAATSVQHALRLLQRHGVKSLPVLDDGRRLIGIVTRADLTGTAARAPRQRLRDWFAIGAMTPPRVSGVMTPRVLTIRADAPMADLVPLFASAGHHHIPVVDAHGGLAGILTQADIIHALYRQASVQRPAA